One genomic region from Melioribacteraceae bacterium encodes:
- a CDS encoding glycosyltransferase, which produces MEDQQKPEAAANQSRPEPQTRSSSNSGKQEQQNRRPGRKNYYYRKKFKPAQSQQEYPVKEQLKFSFKKISVVVPLYNEEESLKPFYSELKKALKSYSCDCEIIFVDDGSTDKSLSIIKELARTDNKIKYLSFRANYGKSAALQMGFRYATGDAVITMDADLQDDPSEIVNLLRKLEEGYDLVSGWKKKRYDPFIKRYSSRFFNFVTRILTRIKIHDFNCGLKAYRKDVVQSISVYGELHRYIPVLAKWKGFTVSEVIVKHNPRRYGKTKFGISRFFKGFIDLITVIFTTRYIKRPMHLFGFVGLIAAIAGFLISLYLTYEKFFLGRGINNRPVFFLGILLIIVGIQFFAIGLIGELIVHANQDEKEYTVKEKK; this is translated from the coding sequence TTGGAAGATCAGCAAAAACCGGAAGCAGCAGCTAATCAATCCCGGCCTGAACCGCAAACCCGGTCATCATCAAATTCAGGAAAACAGGAACAGCAGAACCGGCGACCAGGCAGAAAAAATTATTATTACAGAAAAAAATTCAAACCGGCTCAGAGCCAGCAGGAATATCCGGTCAAAGAACAATTAAAATTTTCATTTAAAAAAATCTCGGTTGTTGTTCCTCTCTACAACGAAGAGGAATCCTTAAAACCATTTTATTCGGAACTCAAAAAAGCATTAAAAAGTTATTCATGCGATTGCGAAATAATTTTTGTGGACGACGGGAGTACCGATAAGTCGCTTTCTATAATCAAAGAACTGGCGCGAACCGACAATAAAATAAAATACCTTAGTTTCAGAGCCAATTACGGTAAATCGGCAGCGCTCCAGATGGGCTTCAGATACGCTACCGGTGATGCGGTTATTACAATGGACGCTGATCTTCAGGATGATCCGTCGGAAATCGTTAATCTGCTTCGTAAACTTGAGGAAGGTTATGATCTTGTATCGGGATGGAAAAAGAAGAGATACGACCCGTTTATAAAAAGATATTCATCGAGATTCTTCAATTTTGTAACCCGGATATTAACACGTATAAAGATTCACGATTTTAACTGCGGTCTGAAAGCTTACCGAAAAGACGTTGTTCAATCGATAAGTGTTTACGGAGAGCTTCACCGTTACATTCCGGTGCTTGCAAAGTGGAAGGGATTTACAGTTTCTGAAGTGATTGTAAAACACAATCCGCGCAGGTACGGAAAGACCAAGTTCGGCATTTCACGTTTCTTCAAAGGCTTTATAGATCTTATAACTGTAATATTCACTACACGGTATATAAAGCGCCCTATGCATCTGTTCGGTTTTGTAGGATTGATTGCCGCAATAGCCGGATTTTTAATAAGCCTTTACCTTACTTACGAAAAGTTCTTTCTTGGCAGAGGAATTAATAATCGCCCTGTCTTCTTCCTGGGAATTCTGCTTATTATTGTCGGCATACAGTTCTTTGCGATCGGATTAATCGGCGAGTTGATAGTTCATGCTAATCAGGACGAAAAGGAATACACCGTAAAAGAGAAAAAGTAA
- a CDS encoding cation diffusion facilitator family transporter → MPHRLKRAVDSTLIVNIFLFLIKAAAGFISNSIAVISEALNSLTDIISSLAIKRAVTVSNQKPDINHQFGHNAAQPIAAFIVSVFAFVVGVNIVEESIKRIIDPQDIRAIPAVYVVLISTIIIKIVLNRYQAHVGKLFKSPAIKAAAVDSMNDILASSIALLGVIAINLGLKIVDGIAGILVAAFIFKTGYEVGKQNIDYLMGHSAPGEFDRKIKEITLSINGVKGVNDLRSHYVGNKFHVEIHIEVDKNHSTQISHDIGNEVRFTLERLEEVQKVFVHVDPV, encoded by the coding sequence GTGCCTCATAGATTGAAAAGAGCGGTTGATTCTACTCTGATCGTTAACATATTTCTTTTTTTGATAAAAGCCGCTGCGGGATTTATTTCAAATTCTATAGCAGTAATTTCGGAGGCATTAAATTCGCTAACGGATATTATTTCATCCCTTGCAATCAAGCGTGCCGTAACCGTTTCAAATCAAAAACCCGATATTAATCATCAATTCGGTCACAATGCGGCGCAGCCGATTGCGGCTTTTATAGTTTCTGTCTTTGCATTTGTCGTCGGTGTTAATATTGTAGAAGAATCGATTAAGAGAATAATCGACCCGCAGGATATTCGAGCGATCCCCGCCGTATATGTCGTCCTGATCTCAACAATAATTATTAAAATTGTTTTGAACCGTTATCAGGCGCATGTCGGAAAATTATTCAAGAGTCCTGCAATTAAAGCGGCGGCTGTCGACAGCATGAACGATATTCTCGCATCATCGATTGCGCTCCTGGGTGTTATTGCTATAAACCTGGGTTTAAAGATTGTTGATGGAATAGCCGGAATTCTTGTAGCTGCTTTCATTTTTAAGACGGGCTACGAAGTAGGGAAGCAGAATATCGATTATCTTATGGGACACTCGGCGCCCGGCGAGTTTGACAGGAAAATTAAGGAAATTACACTCTCAATAAACGGCGTTAAAGGTGTTAACGATCTCCGCTCCCATTATGTCGGAAATAAATTTCATGTCGAAATACATATTGAAGTCGATAAAAATCATTCAACTCAAATTTCGCACGACATAGGTAATGAAGTCCGCTTCACTCTTGAAAGGCTGGAGGAAGTTCAAAAAGTTTTTGTGCATGTTGATCCGGTATGA
- a CDS encoding NAD-dependent epimerase/dehydratase family protein, translating to MKFHLVSGGCGFVGRNTVKQLLKRTNDNILMIDDLSVGTHPSTWFPEFKSKMKKDIEVIGKNERVYFWKGDFRKFLQRIQDDTEWLTREYGLKIEFGDAFHFAAIVGGRAKIEGDPMAVALDLSIDAEFFNWIAKARPERVLYPSSSAAYPINMQTESDAVALKEGDINIDGYTLGMPDLTYGWTKLTGEFLAKIAARNYGISIVCIRPFSGYGEDQDLSYPVPAIARRAAKKENPFEVWGSGKQGRDFVHIDDVMDCMFTALDKIHDGTAINIGSGRLTSFLDLIKVFSGFAGYNPTIKPLLDKPVGVHSRYCDISFVKELIGWEPKISLEEGMRRVYDVAVENLKRESKIR from the coding sequence ATGAAATTTCATCTTGTTTCGGGAGGATGCGGATTTGTTGGACGTAATACGGTCAAACAGCTCCTCAAACGCACCAATGATAATATTTTAATGATTGATGACCTGTCGGTAGGGACTCACCCTTCAACGTGGTTTCCGGAATTCAAATCAAAAATGAAAAAGGATATTGAGGTTATAGGTAAGAATGAAAGGGTCTATTTCTGGAAAGGTGATTTTAGAAAATTTCTTCAACGAATTCAGGATGATACGGAATGGCTGACGAGAGAATACGGTTTAAAGATTGAGTTCGGCGACGCATTTCATTTTGCCGCAATAGTAGGGGGACGTGCAAAGATTGAAGGGGATCCGATGGCCGTAGCGCTCGACCTTTCAATTGATGCTGAGTTTTTCAACTGGATTGCAAAAGCACGGCCGGAACGGGTTCTTTATCCAAGTTCTTCAGCCGCCTACCCGATTAATATGCAGACAGAAAGCGATGCAGTTGCACTTAAAGAAGGTGATATAAATATTGACGGTTACACGCTCGGAATGCCCGATCTTACTTACGGATGGACGAAACTGACAGGTGAATTCCTTGCAAAAATTGCCGCCCGTAATTACGGAATATCGATTGTATGCATACGTCCCTTTTCCGGATACGGTGAAGATCAGGATCTCAGTTATCCGGTTCCTGCTATTGCAAGGCGGGCTGCAAAAAAGGAGAATCCTTTCGAAGTGTGGGGCTCTGGAAAGCAGGGCCGCGACTTTGTCCATATAGACGATGTTATGGATTGTATGTTCACGGCATTGGATAAAATTCACGACGGTACCGCAATAAATATCGGCTCCGGAAGATTAACTTCTTTTCTCGACCTTATAAAAGTATTCAGCGGCTTTGCGGGTTACAATCCGACTATCAAACCGCTGCTCGATAAACCCGTTGGTGTTCATTCCCGATACTGCGATATCAGTTTTGTAAAAGAACTTATTGGATGGGAGCCGAAAATTTCCCTGGAGGAAGGAATGAGAAGGGTTTATGATGTTGCTGTTGAAAATTTAAAACGAGAAAGTAAAATCCGATGA
- a CDS encoding cobalamin-binding protein, whose amino-acid sequence MKKFFWLNRIIIYLLSIVSLFSCSDRKEEVYRENVVVDDLGYGFKFEKPPERIITLAPNLTEFIFDLGLEEKLIGNTLYCDYPEKAGKIEKVGDLLTFNFERILLLKPDLIFITVEGNTRETYDKFRELGLKIFVSNPRGFDGIKKTCMDIGRIFGKEEEARLKVEKWDSIISGIKKEAGKFESPALYFAIELKPLMVAGKNTFMNEIIEICGGKNLASGSAQNYPVLNREEILKADPDYLLFTAHISDTADMIIQLYPEWKSLTAVKNGRLILIDRNLFGRPGPRFAEAASKLFNLLHPQKKDTLLH is encoded by the coding sequence ATGAAAAAATTTTTCTGGTTAAATCGAATAATCATTTACCTTTTATCAATTGTCTCTCTTTTTTCCTGTTCCGATCGGAAGGAAGAGGTCTACCGGGAGAATGTTGTAGTTGACGATCTGGGTTACGGATTTAAATTCGAGAAACCGCCCGAAAGAATTATCACCCTGGCGCCCAACTTAACGGAATTTATTTTTGATTTGGGGCTTGAAGAAAAGCTGATCGGAAATACACTCTACTGCGATTACCCCGAAAAAGCCGGGAAAATTGAAAAAGTTGGCGACTTACTAACATTCAATTTTGAAAGAATTCTTCTGCTTAAACCGGATCTGATTTTTATAACTGTCGAAGGCAACACCCGGGAAACATACGATAAATTCAGAGAGCTCGGATTGAAAATATTTGTATCGAATCCACGGGGATTCGACGGTATAAAAAAAACCTGCATGGACATCGGCAGAATCTTCGGAAAAGAGGAAGAAGCCCGCTTAAAAGTGGAAAAATGGGATTCCATAATTAGCGGAATTAAAAAGGAAGCCGGAAAATTTGAAAGCCCCGCTCTCTATTTTGCTATAGAACTTAAGCCGTTGATGGTGGCAGGAAAAAATACTTTTATGAACGAGATCATTGAGATATGCGGCGGTAAAAACCTCGCATCAGGTTCCGCTCAGAATTATCCCGTTTTGAACAGGGAGGAAATATTAAAAGCTGATCCAGACTATCTCCTATTCACAGCTCATATTTCGGATACTGCCGATATGATAATTCAACTTTACCCGGAATGGAAATCTCTTACTGCTGTTAAGAATGGTCGGCTTATTCTGATCGACAGAAATCTTTTTGGAAGACCTGGTCCGCGATTTGCCGAAGCAGCTTCAAAACTGTTTAATCTTCTTCATCCTCAAAAGAAAGATACTCTTCTTCATTAG
- a CDS encoding carboxy terminal-processing peptidase, with amino-acid sequence MKQIILLLAFFIVVNGCYAQNPEAVLSKDHKIDSAKVILPDESYKRINQVITQIFTSYHYRKQNLNDSLSSVIFDEYFKNLDINRLYFIKLDVASFEKYRDKFDNFILEGKLEIPFEIFNLYKKRVNERISHVNKLLANEFDFLKEEIYSPDRTKSDWAETSSELDEIWRLRIKNDALNLVLSGKDWKSSADVLLKRYQNFHKIILQYETEDVFSLFMNSFTRTFDPHSDYLSPAASTNFNIAMKLSLEGIGATLRSENDYTIVASIVPGGPAHKSGLLKEEDRIVGVAQGQEGEFVDIIGWRLDDAIQLIRGKKGTLVRLQIIKAKENLNSIPTEIQIVRDEVKLEEQAAKSEILNIEEHGTNFKLGVVKLPSFYTDFEAQRQGKQNYKSTTRDVKEILEKFKQEKVDGIIIDLRNNGGGSLQEAIALTGLFIKNGPVVQVKNSGNIIEINQDPDPSIVYDGPLAVLTNRFSASASEIFSAAIQDYGRGIILGENTYGKGTVQNLLDLNRTIPIKDRTLGQVKLTIAKFYRVDGGSTQHKGVKPDIEFPSPYSHEEFGESSMQGALPWDQIQPAKYSKYGDLSNFIDQLRIKHEERIKNDPEYQIVMDEINEFKINRDKKEFSLNEKVRKEERDLAEERRKKREEERAKITGIKIQDKEEVQSQTSVINDFELKETGRILADLILAKVG; translated from the coding sequence ATGAAACAGATAATACTTTTACTGGCTTTCTTTATTGTGGTAAACGGCTGCTACGCACAGAATCCCGAAGCTGTTCTATCCAAAGATCACAAAATAGATTCCGCCAAGGTAATTTTACCGGACGAATCGTATAAAAGAATTAACCAGGTAATTACTCAGATCTTTACAAGTTATCATTACCGGAAACAGAATCTTAATGATTCCCTTTCATCAGTAATTTTTGATGAATATTTTAAAAACCTCGACATCAACAGGCTCTATTTTATAAAGTTGGATGTTGCTTCTTTCGAAAAATACCGGGATAAATTCGATAATTTTATTCTGGAGGGTAAGCTTGAAATTCCTTTCGAGATATTTAATCTCTACAAAAAAAGGGTGAACGAGAGAATTTCACATGTTAACAAGCTGCTGGCAAATGAATTCGATTTTTTAAAGGAAGAAATATATTCTCCGGACCGTACAAAATCCGACTGGGCTGAAACATCATCGGAACTTGATGAAATCTGGCGACTGAGAATAAAAAACGACGCGCTCAACCTTGTTCTTTCCGGAAAAGATTGGAAAAGCAGTGCGGATGTACTCCTGAAACGTTATCAAAACTTTCATAAGATAATTCTCCAATATGAAACCGAAGATGTCTTTTCTCTTTTTATGAATTCGTTTACGAGAACGTTTGATCCCCATTCGGATTATTTATCGCCGGCTGCGTCAACGAACTTCAACATTGCAATGAAACTTTCGCTTGAAGGGATCGGCGCTACTTTGCGCAGCGAAAATGATTACACAATTGTTGCAAGCATTGTCCCCGGCGGACCGGCCCATAAAAGCGGTCTGTTAAAAGAGGAGGATAGAATTGTTGGGGTTGCCCAGGGTCAGGAGGGTGAATTTGTTGATATTATCGGATGGCGCCTTGACGATGCCATTCAGCTTATTAGAGGTAAAAAAGGGACTTTAGTAAGGCTTCAGATTATCAAGGCCAAGGAGAATCTAAATTCCATTCCAACTGAAATTCAGATTGTCCGTGATGAAGTTAAGCTTGAGGAGCAGGCAGCTAAAAGTGAAATCCTGAATATTGAAGAGCATGGAACCAACTTTAAACTCGGGGTTGTTAAACTTCCTTCTTTCTATACTGATTTTGAAGCTCAGAGACAGGGAAAACAGAATTATAAAAGTACTACCCGGGATGTGAAGGAGATACTTGAAAAATTTAAACAGGAAAAAGTAGACGGTATTATTATTGATCTAAGGAATAATGGCGGAGGTTCCCTTCAGGAAGCAATTGCATTAACCGGGTTGTTCATTAAAAACGGTCCGGTTGTTCAGGTAAAAAACTCCGGTAATATAATTGAGATAAATCAGGATCCCGATCCATCGATTGTGTACGACGGGCCGCTGGCCGTTTTAACAAATCGTTTCAGCGCCTCAGCTTCCGAAATCTTTTCTGCTGCTATTCAGGATTACGGAAGAGGAATTATTCTCGGCGAAAATACATACGGAAAAGGAACTGTTCAGAACCTTCTCGACTTAAACAGGACAATCCCGATCAAGGATAGAACTCTCGGCCAGGTTAAACTGACAATCGCAAAGTTTTACAGAGTTGACGGTGGAAGCACTCAACATAAAGGGGTTAAACCGGATATCGAATTTCCATCTCCCTATTCGCATGAGGAATTCGGCGAAAGCTCTATGCAGGGTGCATTACCCTGGGATCAGATTCAGCCGGCAAAATACTCGAAGTATGGCGATCTCTCAAATTTTATCGATCAGCTCCGGATTAAACATGAGGAGAGAATTAAAAATGATCCGGAATACCAGATTGTAATGGATGAGATAAATGAATTTAAAATTAACCGGGATAAAAAAGAGTTTTCGCTAAATGAAAAAGTAAGAAAAGAAGAAAGAGATCTTGCTGAAGAACGGAGAAAGAAAAGAGAAGAGGAAAGAGCAAAAATTACTGGAATAAAAATTCAGGACAAGGAAGAGGTTCAATCCCAAACGTCAGTTATTAACGATTTTGAATTGAAAGAAACCGGAAGAATTCTGGCCGATCTGATTTTAGCAAAAGTAGGATAG
- a CDS encoding thymidine phosphorylase produces MNPVELIRKKREGEPLNREEIEFLISNFTRGRIPSYQFSAFLMAGFLNGFSKEETAYLTKSMLYSGKVINLNSIKGKKIDKHSTGGVGDKTSLILAPVVAAAGVNVPMISGRGLGHTGGTLDKLESIPGFTTNVTLKQYKSIIQKCGAVLAGQTKEVAPADKLIYALRDVTATVESIPLITASIMSKKLAEGIDGLVLDVKTGSGAFMKKYEDSRILAESLTSTAVAFNKNVIAFITDMNQPLGNYIGNWLEVYESIEVLQGKRAGDLLELSLYLSGAMIYLGKKADSIEDGIRVASRMIENGKAFDKFIEIVKLQKGDADFLIETKNYPHSKIHEKIYASKSGFVSSIDSFEIGMASLELGAGRMTMEDKIDPKAGIIFYPKIGDKLSRGQLIAEIFTDKKAVLNGVARKIEKAILISANKTKPVQLVKSISVHN; encoded by the coding sequence ATGAATCCGGTTGAATTAATAAGAAAGAAAAGAGAAGGTGAACCCTTAAACCGCGAGGAAATTGAATTTTTAATTTCCAACTTCACAAGAGGCCGGATTCCATCATATCAGTTCTCCGCATTTCTTATGGCGGGATTTCTGAATGGATTCAGCAAGGAGGAAACCGCATACCTTACAAAATCGATGCTCTACAGCGGCAAGGTTATTAACCTGAATTCGATCAAAGGGAAAAAAATAGATAAACACTCAACGGGAGGCGTAGGGGATAAAACTTCTCTAATTCTTGCCCCGGTGGTTGCGGCAGCCGGCGTAAACGTTCCAATGATAAGCGGTAGAGGTTTAGGCCATACGGGTGGAACGCTCGATAAACTCGAATCGATTCCCGGATTTACTACAAACGTAACACTTAAACAATATAAATCGATCATTCAGAAATGCGGAGCGGTGCTTGCCGGTCAGACAAAAGAGGTCGCACCCGCCGATAAACTTATCTACGCGCTCAGGGATGTAACCGCAACTGTTGAATCGATACCACTCATTACTGCCAGTATAATGAGTAAAAAACTGGCAGAGGGAATCGACGGACTTGTTCTGGATGTAAAAACAGGTTCGGGTGCTTTCATGAAGAAATATGAAGACTCCCGAATCCTTGCAGAGTCCCTTACCAGCACAGCTGTTGCATTCAATAAAAATGTAATCGCATTTATTACGGATATGAATCAACCCCTTGGAAACTATATAGGAAACTGGCTCGAGGTATATGAAAGCATTGAAGTGCTGCAGGGTAAAAGAGCGGGAGACCTTCTGGAGCTTAGTTTATATCTTTCCGGCGCGATGATCTACCTTGGCAAAAAAGCCGATTCAATTGAAGATGGAATCCGGGTTGCAAGCAGAATGATCGAGAATGGAAAAGCTTTCGACAAATTTATTGAGATTGTAAAACTTCAGAAGGGCGATGCGGACTTTCTTATAGAGACGAAAAATTATCCGCACTCAAAGATTCACGAAAAAATCTATGCGTCAAAGTCGGGCTTTGTCAGCTCCATCGATTCGTTCGAGATCGGAATGGCATCGCTGGAACTTGGAGCCGGAAGAATGACAATGGAGGATAAGATCGACCCGAAAGCCGGAATTATTTTCTATCCGAAGATAGGCGACAAACTCTCAAGGGGTCAGCTTATCGCAGAAATATTCACGGATAAAAAAGCCGTCCTCAACGGAGTGGCCAGAAAAATCGAAAAGGCTATTCTTATATCGGCTAATAAAACAAAACCGGTACAATTAGTTAAATCGATCTCTGTTCATAATTAA
- the pepT gene encoding peptidase T: MFDPNYKFTVVERFQKYAKIETTSDEESKTFPSDPKQLELSKLLVEELKQIGMKEVEMDQFGYVIATLPSNTEKEVPVIGFIAHVDTSPAVSGKNVNPVINKNYQGGDIVLSKDPTKIIDAASNPELKDMIGFDIITSDGTTLLGADDKAGVAEIIDAMNYLIQHPEIKHGKIRICFTPDEEVGRGTEKFDVKKFGAKYAYTIDGGTRGEVETETFSADAVVIKFNGKNVHPGYAKGKMINSIKIAARFLEMLPKDSLSPETTEKREGYVHPVSTNGNETQTVIKFIIRDFSADKLKEYEAFLKDLIEKTVAQFPGSSYEFEVIEQYRNMKYVLDNHPQVEQFAVEALNRLGIKPLKSSIRGGTDGSRLSFMGLPTPNLFAGGHNFHAYTEYVAVQDMEAAVKNIVTLIQVWEEKS, translated from the coding sequence ATGTTCGATCCCAATTACAAATTCACAGTTGTAGAACGCTTCCAAAAATACGCAAAAATTGAAACTACTTCAGACGAAGAATCAAAAACTTTTCCGAGTGACCCTAAACAGCTTGAACTATCAAAACTCCTGGTTGAAGAATTGAAACAGATCGGTATGAAAGAAGTTGAAATGGATCAATTCGGTTATGTAATTGCAACTCTTCCTTCAAATACTGAAAAAGAAGTTCCTGTAATCGGTTTTATTGCTCATGTGGATACCTCACCGGCTGTAAGCGGTAAAAATGTTAATCCGGTAATAAATAAAAATTATCAGGGTGGAGATATAGTTCTATCTAAAGATCCAACCAAAATTATTGACGCTGCCAGCAATCCCGAATTGAAAGATATGATAGGATTCGACATCATTACATCCGACGGAACTACACTTCTCGGCGCCGACGATAAAGCCGGAGTTGCCGAAATTATAGATGCTATGAACTATCTTATCCAGCATCCGGAAATAAAACACGGGAAAATCCGCATCTGCTTTACCCCCGACGAGGAGGTTGGAAGAGGAACTGAAAAATTTGATGTTAAAAAGTTCGGCGCTAAATATGCTTATACAATCGACGGCGGCACACGCGGAGAAGTTGAAACCGAAACGTTCAGTGCCGACGCTGTTGTAATCAAATTCAACGGTAAGAATGTTCATCCCGGTTATGCTAAAGGTAAAATGATCAATTCGATTAAAATTGCCGCCCGTTTTCTGGAAATGCTTCCGAAAGATTCTCTTTCACCGGAAACCACTGAGAAGAGAGAAGGTTATGTTCACCCTGTTTCAACAAACGGAAATGAAACTCAGACAGTAATCAAATTTATTATCAGGGATTTCAGCGCGGATAAATTGAAGGAGTACGAAGCCTTCTTGAAAGACCTGATTGAAAAAACAGTTGCACAATTTCCGGGTTCCTCGTATGAATTTGAAGTTATTGAACAGTACAGAAACATGAAGTATGTTTTGGATAATCACCCGCAGGTTGAGCAATTCGCTGTAGAAGCTCTCAACCGCCTCGGTATTAAGCCGCTTAAATCCTCGATTCGCGGTGGAACCGACGGCTCGCGTCTCAGTTTTATGGGTCTTCCCACTCCGAACCTGTTTGCAGGAGGACATAATTTCCATGCTTATACCGAATATGTTGCGGTACAGGATATGGAAGCGGCAGTTAAGAATATCGTTACTTTGATACAGGTCTGGGAGGAAAAATCCTAG
- a CDS encoding AMP-binding protein, which produces MYELKTKTLLHVLNTAAEKYSDLPAVSYLNSEKITFSEFKKRVETIKHFLKGEGIIAGDRVAILAENQPNWGIAFFAVTTLGAIAVPIMTEFHSTEVHHILRHSESKAIFVSVKYFNKIEDLDSDSLQARVLLDDFSIIPPDTKNDLIKEVIAGGRKEFAKVKEAAMKFVGLIPGEVAEDNTASILYTSGTTGHSKGVILTHKNIVSNALSTLGMVDVVPGDRMLSILPLFHTIESTLGLVIPFIAGASVTYLDKPPTAAVLLPALSIVKPTIMLAVPLIIEKIFRLRILPEINKKPIVRGLYKIPAVRKKLHQIAGKKLIKTFGGELKMFCIGGASLAADVERFLKEGGFPYAIGYGLTETSPLVTGTNPALVRFRSAGKTIPEVQIKIHNPDPKTGEGEVLVKGPNVMKGYYKDPEKTSEVFDNDGWFKTGDLAVIDQDGYLFIKGRSKNVIIGSNGKNIYPEEIESIINEFPYVLESLVIERKDGLVARVYLNHDQIDDTFKIQKLNESQAREILNKILSDLLVQINERVNSFSRITKVVEQLEPFEKTPTQKIKRFLYVD; this is translated from the coding sequence ATGTATGAATTGAAGACAAAGACCCTGCTGCATGTTTTAAATACAGCTGCAGAAAAATACTCCGATCTTCCGGCCGTCTCTTATCTCAATTCCGAAAAGATTACTTTCAGTGAATTCAAAAAGCGTGTTGAAACAATTAAGCATTTCCTAAAAGGTGAAGGGATAATTGCAGGAGATAGAGTTGCTATTCTTGCCGAAAATCAACCTAACTGGGGAATAGCTTTCTTTGCCGTAACCACCCTTGGTGCAATAGCCGTTCCGATTATGACGGAATTCCACAGCACAGAAGTTCATCATATACTTCGTCATTCGGAAAGCAAGGCGATTTTTGTTTCCGTCAAGTACTTTAATAAAATTGAAGATCTTGATTCCGATTCGCTCCAAGCCAGGGTTCTACTTGATGACTTTTCAATAATTCCGCCGGACACAAAGAATGATTTAATTAAAGAAGTGATCGCGGGGGGCAGAAAAGAATTTGCAAAGGTCAAAGAAGCCGCGATGAAATTTGTCGGATTAATTCCCGGAGAAGTAGCGGAGGATAATACTGCGTCAATATTATATACTTCGGGAACGACCGGGCATTCCAAGGGCGTAATTCTGACTCATAAAAACATTGTCTCAAACGCACTTTCTACCCTCGGTATGGTTGATGTGGTCCCCGGCGACAGGATGCTCTCCATACTTCCCCTTTTTCATACAATTGAATCAACTCTCGGTCTGGTTATTCCTTTTATTGCCGGTGCCAGCGTAACATACCTCGATAAGCCTCCCACGGCTGCGGTTCTGCTTCCCGCATTATCGATTGTAAAACCGACAATAATGCTGGCGGTTCCGCTGATCATTGAGAAAATTTTCCGTTTGAGAATCCTGCCCGAGATTAACAAGAAACCGATTGTGCGCGGACTTTATAAAATTCCGGCTGTTAGAAAAAAGCTGCATCAGATTGCCGGTAAAAAATTGATAAAGACTTTCGGCGGGGAACTTAAAATGTTCTGCATCGGTGGCGCTTCTCTAGCTGCCGATGTTGAAAGATTCCTGAAAGAAGGAGGATTCCCTTATGCGATCGGTTACGGACTTACTGAAACATCTCCGCTGGTAACCGGGACAAATCCTGCGCTTGTAAGGTTCAGATCGGCCGGAAAGACTATTCCGGAAGTACAGATTAAAATTCATAATCCCGATCCTAAAACCGGCGAGGGTGAGGTCCTTGTAAAAGGACCAAATGTAATGAAAGGGTACTACAAAGATCCTGAAAAAACAAGTGAAGTATTTGATAATGACGGATGGTTTAAAACCGGTGACCTGGCGGTGATTGATCAGGACGGATATCTTTTTATCAAAGGGAGATCTAAAAATGTTATCATCGGTTCAAACGGGAAAAATATTTATCCCGAAGAGATCGAATCGATCATAAATGAATTTCCTTATGTGCTGGAATCGCTCGTTATCGAAAGAAAAGACGGACTGGTTGCACGGGTCTATCTTAACCACGATCAGATCGACGATACGTTTAAGATTCAAAAGCTGAACGAATCGCAGGCTCGTGAAATATTAAATAAAATACTTTCCGATCTGCTCGTTCAGATTAATGAAAGAGTGAATTCCTTTTCAAGAATAACAAAAGTTGTTGAACAGCTTGAACCGTTTGAGAAAACTCCAACTCAAAAGATTAAACGGTTCCTGTATGTAGATTAA
- the ybaK gene encoding Cys-tRNA(Pro) deacylase, protein MMKTNAIRILESNKIPHSIIEYEFKEDEIDAVSVAEKINFDPERVFKTLVTRSDTNGISVFVIPGCYELNLKKAASVSGNKSVEMIKVKEIQTLTGYIRGGCSPIGMKKQYPAFIDESAQLFESISISAGLRGIQVIISPNDLCRLIDGKYADLL, encoded by the coding sequence ATGATGAAAACCAATGCAATTCGAATTTTAGAATCGAACAAAATTCCCCATTCAATAATTGAATACGAATTCAAAGAAGATGAAATTGACGCGGTCTCGGTCGCTGAAAAAATTAATTTCGATCCCGAGCGCGTTTTTAAAACACTTGTAACCCGCTCCGACACTAACGGGATTTCTGTTTTTGTAATTCCCGGCTGTTATGAACTGAATCTTAAAAAAGCTGCTTCCGTTTCCGGTAATAAAAGTGTTGAAATGATAAAGGTAAAGGAAATCCAGACCTTAACCGGATATATAAGGGGCGGCTGCTCACCAATAGGAATGAAAAAACAATACCCCGCTTTTATTGATGAGTCGGCACAATTGTTCGAATCAATTTCTATTAGTGCCGGTTTACGTGGGATTCAGGTGATCATTTCACCCAACGACTTATGCCGGCTGATTGACGGGAAATATGCCGATTTATTGTAG